The following coding sequences lie in one Oryza brachyantha chromosome 10, ObraRS2, whole genome shotgun sequence genomic window:
- the LOC121055516 gene encoding uncharacterized protein LOC121055516, whose protein sequence is MATAWVRSLSCRSYGVADAVVAPSPSKKAQSPPTPMLPAVSCAAAEDVRDSVAFLRHGAAKKARRERRRAPEERPRREVGPRPKKKPKQVTAGAFMPSPAAAAAAPVSSAFLTMAELPVGHSSRRVVELIFSSGWGVSSAAPEPAVEAMFRVHSAARAVARFEEARAAARAHGAAARCGADGNEMMRFQCRAAAGPGGVFGAGVATCRLGATDTAVRTFAGSGAAHSSAGAGPGRRAMLVCRVIAGRVRPAHDHSRHHASDYDSVDMGNGELVVLDSRAVLPCFLIIYKV, encoded by the coding sequence ATGGCGACGGCGTGGGTGCGCTCTCTGAGCTGCAGGTCGTACGGCGTGGCCGACGCGGTcgtggcgccgtcgccgagcaaGAAGGCgcagtcgccgccgacgccgatgcTGCCGGCGGTGTCGTGCGCGGCTGCGGAGGACGTGAGGGACTCCGTGGCGTTCCTGCGGCACGGGGCGGCCAAGAaggcgaggagggagaggaggagggcgccCGAGGAGCGGCCGCGCCGGGAGGTGGGGCCGAGGCCGAAGAAGAAGCCGAAGCAGGTGACCGCGGGGGCGTTCATGCCGtcgcccgcggccgccgcggcggcgcctgtCAGCTCGGCGTTCCTGACGATGGCGGAGCTTCCCGTGGGGCACTCGTCGCGGCGGGTGGTGGAGCTCATCTTCTCGTCCGGGTGGGGGgtgtcgtcggcggcgccggagccggcggtggaggcgatgTTCCGTGTGCacagcgcggcgcgggcggtggcgcggtTCGAGGAGGCCagggcggccgcgcgcgcgcacggcgcggcggcgcggtgcggcGCCGACGGCAACGAGATGATGCGGTTCCagtgccgcgccgccgcggggcccGGCGGGGTgttcggcgccggcgtcgccacCTGCCGCCTCGGCGCCACCGACACCGCGGTGCGCACCTTCGCCGggagcggcgcggcgcactccagcgccggcgccggccccgGCCGCAGGGCGATGCTGGTGTGCCGCGTCATCGCCGGGCGCGTCCGGCCGGCGCACGACCATTCCCGCCACCACGCCTCGGATTACGACTCCGTCGACATGGGCAACGGCGAGCTCGTCGTCCTCGACAGCCGCGCCGTCCTTCCATGCTTCCTCATCATCTACAAGGTCTAG